One genomic region from Quercus robur chromosome 4, dhQueRobu3.1, whole genome shotgun sequence encodes:
- the LOC126720345 gene encoding ALA-interacting subunit 3-like: MMSSNTASSSAGVAGSADSAAPRRNSKKPKYSRFTQQELPACKPILTPRWVISAFLLVSVVFIPIGVASLFASRDVVEIVDRYETECIPLEKRNDTVNYIQTPGDKPCNRTITVPKQMKQPIYVYYQLDNFYQNHRRYVKSRSDAQLRKNSSASDTSTCKPEDTVNGNASLPIVPCGLIAWSLFNDTYSFSRNNSTLTVNKKGISWKSDRDHKFGSKVYPTNFQANGTLIGGASLNSSIPLSEQEDLIVWMRTAALPTFRKLYGKIEVDLEPNDVISVTLQNNYNTYSFKGKKKLVLSTTSWLGGKNDFLGIAYLTVGGLCFFLALVFTLVYLVKPRRLGDPSYLSWNRNPGGR, from the exons ATGATGAGTTCCAATACGGCGTCGTCTAGCGCAGGAGTCGCTGGATCGGCTGATTCTGCAGCTCCCAGAAGAAATTCCAAGAAACCCAAAT attCTAGGTTTACTCAGCAAGAACTTCCAGCATGCAAACCAATTCTCACACCAAGATGG GTGATTTCAGCATTCTTGCTTGTTAGTGTTGTCTTTATTCCCATTGGAGTTGCTTCCTTGTTTGCTTCCAGAGAT GTTGTTGAAATTGTTGACCGGTATGAAACCGAATGCATACCGCTGGAGAAAAGAAATGATACGGTCAATTACATACAGACCCCTGGAGATAAACCATGCAACCGAACTATAACA GTACCAAAGCAAATGAAGCAGCCTATATATGTGTACTATCAGCTTGACAATTTCTACCAGAATCATCGCAG GTATGTGAAGAGCCGTAGTGATGCGCAGTTGAGAAAGAACTCAAGTGCTTCTGACACAAGCACTTGCAAGCCTGAAGATACAGTCAATGGGAATGCATCACTACCAATTGTTCCTTGTGGTCTTATAGCTTGGAGTTTGTTTAATGATACCTATAGCTTCTCCCGCAACAACTCAACATTAACTGTGAACAAGAAAGGTATTTCATGGAAGAGTGATAGGGACCACAAGTTTGGCAGCAAAGTCTATCCTACGAACTTTCAAGCAAATGGAACTCTTATAGGTGGTGCATCGCTCAATTCCAGCATACCA TTGAGTGAGCAGGAGGACCTCATTGTATGGATGCGAACTGCTGCTCTGCCAACCTTTAGAAAGTTGTATGGGAAAATAGAGGTGGATCTCGAGCCAAATGATGTCATTAGTGTCACATTGCAGAACAACTATAATACTTACAGTTTTAAAGGCAAGAAAAAGCTTGTGCTTTCGACCACTAGCTGGCTTGGCGGAAAGAATGACTTTCTTGGCATTGCTTATCTCACCGTTGGCGGGCTGTGCTTCTTTTTGGCTTTGGTTTTCACTCTAGTATATCTTGTTAAGCCAAG GAGACTTGGAGATCCTTCTTACTTGTCATGGAACAGAAATCCAGGAGGGCGTTAA
- the LOC126720344 gene encoding uncharacterized protein LOC126720344 isoform X1: MQHISARLIKSLSFSSIPGTTLQEIASSRPKGVAKVVLKKGKTQLFKDGSPMVYSGAVDRIIGRPPPRTGDIVLVADGTEKPIGWGLYNSVSMFCVRLMQLEEEATRDPPCALNMEKLLEARIDAARELRKSLGLPSANTNAYRLVNSEGDRLSGLIVDVFGDLAVIASSAAWVEKYKQEIEACISRIDEINHINWRPSVEILKEEGINLSDLKEMRPSACPERTKVMENGIFYAISLEGQKTGFYADQRENRQFISTISDGQKVLDICCYSGGFALNAARGGAVNVTGVDTSLPALELAKENIVLNNMDPGRISFLREDAVEFMKGALSKNESWDVIIVDPPKLAPRKKVLQSALGMYRTLNSLAMQLTKRGGLLMTCSCSGAMTQSGMFLPTLQGAASMAGRKITVLRQAGAACDHPIDPSYPEGAYLANILLRVI; this comes from the exons ATGCAGCACATTTCGGCGCGCTTGATAAagtctctatctttttcttcaataccAGGCACCACTCTTCAAGAAATTGCTTCTTCTCGACCCAAAG GTGTTGCAAAGGTTGTACTAAAGAAGGGGAAGACACAGCTCTTTAAGGATGGTAGCCCAATGGTGTATAGTGGAGCCGTTGATAGAATAATTGGTAGACCACCACCCAGGACTGGAGATATTGTGCTGGTAGCTGATGGGACAGAGAAACCAATAGGGTGGGGATTGTATAATTCAGTTTCCATGTTTTGTGTTCGGCTAATGCAGCTAGAAGAGGAGGCAACGAG AGATCCTCCGTGTGCATTGAACATGGAGAAACTGCTTGAAGCAAGAATTGATGCAGCTAGAGAATTACGTAAGAGTTTGGGGCTTCCCTCGGCCAATACAAATGCATATCGTTTAGTAAATAGTGAAGGAGACAG ATTGTCAGGATTAATTGTTGATGTTTTTGGAGATTTAGCTGTAATAGCATCATCAGCTGCTTGGGTTGagaagtacaaacaagaaattgaGGCTTGTATCAGTAGAATTGATGAAATTAATCATATAAACTGGAGACCTTCTGTTGAGAttttaaaagaagaaggaataaATTTATCAGATTTGAAGGAAATGCGTCCATCTGCTTGTCCAGAAAGAACGAAG GTTATGGAAAATGGGATTTTCTATGCAATTTCATTGGAGGGCCAAAAGACAGGATTTTATGCTGATCAGCGTGAAAACCGTCAGTTCATATCAACAATTTCAGATGGTCAAAAAGTCCTTGATATTTGCTGCTACAGTGGTGGTTTTGCTCTGAATGCAGCACGAGGAGGTGCTGTGAATGTCACTG GTGTTGATACATCATTGCCAGCTTTGGAGCtagcaaaagaaaatattgttctAAACAACATGGACCCTGGAAGGATATCATTTCTCAGAGAAGACGCAGTGGAATTTATGAAGGGTGCTCTTTCTAAAAATGAATCATGGGACGTAATCATTGTTGATCCTCCTAAATTAGCACCACGAAAAAAG GTTTTACAAAGTGCATTAGGCATGTATAGAACTTTAAACTCATTAGCAATGCAATTAACAAAGAGAGGTGGTCTTCTCATGACCTGTTCATGTTCGGGAGCTATGACCCAAAGTGGGATGTTCTTGCCTACTCttcag GGTGCTGCATCAATGGCAGGGAGGAAAATTACAGTTCTACGACAGGCCGGAGCAGCATGCGATCATCCTATTGACCCATCCTACCCTGAAGGCGCATACCTCGCTAACATTTTGCTAAGAGTAATATAA
- the LOC126720344 gene encoding uncharacterized protein LOC126720344 isoform X2, producing the protein MVYSGAVDRIIGRPPPRTGDIVLVADGTEKPIGWGLYNSVSMFCVRLMQLEEEATRDPPCALNMEKLLEARIDAARELRKSLGLPSANTNAYRLVNSEGDRLSGLIVDVFGDLAVIASSAAWVEKYKQEIEACISRIDEINHINWRPSVEILKEEGINLSDLKEMRPSACPERTKVMENGIFYAISLEGQKTGFYADQRENRQFISTISDGQKVLDICCYSGGFALNAARGGAVNVTGVDTSLPALELAKENIVLNNMDPGRISFLREDAVEFMKGALSKNESWDVIIVDPPKLAPRKKVLQSALGMYRTLNSLAMQLTKRGGLLMTCSCSGAMTQSGMFLPTLQGAASMAGRKITVLRQAGAACDHPIDPSYPEGAYLANILLRVI; encoded by the exons ATGGTGTATAGTGGAGCCGTTGATAGAATAATTGGTAGACCACCACCCAGGACTGGAGATATTGTGCTGGTAGCTGATGGGACAGAGAAACCAATAGGGTGGGGATTGTATAATTCAGTTTCCATGTTTTGTGTTCGGCTAATGCAGCTAGAAGAGGAGGCAACGAG AGATCCTCCGTGTGCATTGAACATGGAGAAACTGCTTGAAGCAAGAATTGATGCAGCTAGAGAATTACGTAAGAGTTTGGGGCTTCCCTCGGCCAATACAAATGCATATCGTTTAGTAAATAGTGAAGGAGACAG ATTGTCAGGATTAATTGTTGATGTTTTTGGAGATTTAGCTGTAATAGCATCATCAGCTGCTTGGGTTGagaagtacaaacaagaaattgaGGCTTGTATCAGTAGAATTGATGAAATTAATCATATAAACTGGAGACCTTCTGTTGAGAttttaaaagaagaaggaataaATTTATCAGATTTGAAGGAAATGCGTCCATCTGCTTGTCCAGAAAGAACGAAG GTTATGGAAAATGGGATTTTCTATGCAATTTCATTGGAGGGCCAAAAGACAGGATTTTATGCTGATCAGCGTGAAAACCGTCAGTTCATATCAACAATTTCAGATGGTCAAAAAGTCCTTGATATTTGCTGCTACAGTGGTGGTTTTGCTCTGAATGCAGCACGAGGAGGTGCTGTGAATGTCACTG GTGTTGATACATCATTGCCAGCTTTGGAGCtagcaaaagaaaatattgttctAAACAACATGGACCCTGGAAGGATATCATTTCTCAGAGAAGACGCAGTGGAATTTATGAAGGGTGCTCTTTCTAAAAATGAATCATGGGACGTAATCATTGTTGATCCTCCTAAATTAGCACCACGAAAAAAG GTTTTACAAAGTGCATTAGGCATGTATAGAACTTTAAACTCATTAGCAATGCAATTAACAAAGAGAGGTGGTCTTCTCATGACCTGTTCATGTTCGGGAGCTATGACCCAAAGTGGGATGTTCTTGCCTACTCttcag GGTGCTGCATCAATGGCAGGGAGGAAAATTACAGTTCTACGACAGGCCGGAGCAGCATGCGATCATCCTATTGACCCATCCTACCCTGAAGGCGCATACCTCGCTAACATTTTGCTAAGAGTAATATAA
- the LOC126720346 gene encoding 4-hydroxy-tetrahydrodipicolinate synthase, chloroplastic-like, whose protein sequence is MAALKCNTLSLRGPALQFARPTSPDNYKRNAKWRSPQAAVIPNFHLPMRSLEVKNRTSTDDIKALRLITAIKTPYLPDGRFDLEAYDDLVNMQIVKGAEGIIVGGTTGEGQLMSWDEHIMLIGHTVNCFGGSIKVIGNTGSNSTREAIHATEQGFAVGMHGALHINPYYGKTSKEGMVSHFESVLSMGPSIIYNVPSRTGQDIPPRVIHTIAQSAYLAGVKECVGNDRVKQYTDNGIVVWSGNDDECHDSRWSYGATGVISVTSNLVPGLMRELMFGGKNPSLNAKLMPLMEWLFHEPNPIGLNTALAQLGVVRPVFRLPYVPLPLAKRVEFVNLVKEIGRENFVGEKDVQVLDDDDFILIGRY, encoded by the exons ATGGCTGCTTTGAAGTGCAATACTTTGTCACTCAGGGGCCCTGCTCTACAGTTTGCGCGTCCCACCTCTCCCGATAACTATAAGAg GAATGCAAAGTGGAGGTCTCCGCAAGCGGCTGTAATACCTAATTTCCATCTTCCAATGCGCAGTTTGGAAGTTAAAAATAG GACATCTACAGATGATATAAAGGCTCTTAGATTGATAACAGCCATCAAAACTCCATACCTACCTGATGGTAGATTCGATCTAGAAGCGTACGATGACTTGGTGAACATGCAGATTGTCAAAGGCGCTGAAGGTATTATTGTTGGTGGCACAACTGGTGAAGGCCAATTGATGAGCTGGGATGAACATATAATGCTTATTGGCCACACAGTAAACTGTTTTGGTGGATCAATTAAGGTTATTGGAAACACTGGAAGCAATTCCACGAGGGAAGCAATTCATGCTACTGAACAGGGTTTTGCTGTTGGAATGCATGGTGCCCTTCACATTAATCCCTACTATGGCAAAACCTCCAAGGAGGGAATGGTTTCTCACTTTGAAAGTGTTCTATCAATGGGTCCCAGCATCATATACAATGTGCCTTCGCGGACTGGCCAAGATATTCCCCCACGTGTAATTCACACTATAGCCCAGAGTGCTTACTTGGCTGGTGTTAAGGAGTGTGTTGGAAATGATCGGGTCAAACAGTATACAGATAACGGTATAGTAGTGTGGAGTGGTAATGATGATGAGTGTCATGATTCTAGATGGAGCTATGGAGCGACTGGGGTGATATCTGTTACTAGCAACCTGGTTCCCGGATTAATGCGGGAACTTATGTTTGGAGGAAAAAACCCTTCACTGAATGCAAAGCTCATGCCTCTGATGGAGTGGCTTTTTCATGAGCCAAATCCCATTGGCTTAAACACGGCTCTTGCTCAACTTGGAGTTGTGAGGCCAGTTTTCAGGCTCCCATATGTACCTCTTCCTCTGGCAAAGAGGGTAGAGTTTGTTAATTTGGTGAAGGAAATTGGCCGGGAGAATTTTGTAGGAGAAAAAGATGTTCAGGTTCTCGACGATGATGACTTTATCCTAATTGGTCGGTATTAG